CTTGCGCCACCAGCCGTAGTTTTTTATATATATCGTACACCTGGTCGGTATTTTTGTAGAAGAAAGCGATAATGCCGCCGGTCTCGGTTTCCTGGCGGCTGCAGAAACCAATGAGCATGTTCCCGTGTTTGAGAATGATGCAGTCGGCCTGCTCCAGCCATATCTCCATCCCGATCTTGGAAATATAGAAT
The genomic region above belongs to bacterium and contains:
- a CDS encoding VOC family protein; translation: MSGIVFYKTKDIDRIKEFYISKIGMEIWLEQADCIILKHGNMLIGFCSRQETETGGIIAFFYKNTDQVYDIYKKLRLVAQAEPTVNEKYKIYHFFAKDPDNRTIEFQTFLHQVPPTSDPQQTQLDF